The following coding sequences lie in one Sorghum bicolor cultivar BTx623 chromosome 6, Sorghum_bicolor_NCBIv3, whole genome shotgun sequence genomic window:
- the LOC8085878 gene encoding stem-specific protein TSJT1, with protein sequence MLAIFQKQVAHAPQELNSPRGGAASNKPRNPDEILRDFHAAHPTNAISTSFSGGAALACVGPTSAGTGTGTGTYPRMFCGLDDIYCVFLGRLDNLSGLIRQYGLCGRSTNEALLVIEAYRTLRDRGPYPADQVVKDLAGAFAFVVFDNRSGAVFAALGGNGDGVPLYWGLAADGSAVISDDRDVVKRGCGKSYAPFPAGCMFHSEGGLKSFEHPMNRLKAMPRVDSEGAMCGATFKVDTFTKINSMPRVGSATNWAAAWEDAI encoded by the coding sequence ATGCTGGCCATCTTCCAGAAGCAGGTGGCGCACGCGCCGCAGGAGCTCAACAGCccccgcggcggcgcggcgtccAACAAGCCCCGGAACCCCGACGAGATCCTGCGCGACTTCCACGCCGCGCACCCCACCAACGCCATCTCCACCTCCTTCAGCGGCGGCGCCGCGCTCGCCTGCGTCGGCCCCACCTccgccggcaccggcaccggcaccggcacctaCCCGCGGATGTTCTGCGGCCTGGACGACATCTACTGCGTCTTCCTGGGTCGCCTCGACAACCTGAGCGGCCTCATCCGGCAGTACGGCCTGTGCGGGCGGTCCACCAACGAGGCGCTGCTGGTCATCGAGGCCTACCGCACGCTCCGCGACCGCGGGCCGTACCCGGCCGACCAGGTCGTCAAGGACCTCGCGGGCGCCTTCGCCTTCGTCGTCTTCGACAACCGCTCCGGCGCCGTGTTCGCCGCGCTGGGCGGGAACGGCGACGGCGTGCCGCTGTACTGGGGCCTGGCGGCGGACGGGTCCGCGGTCATCAGCGACGACCGCGACGTGGTCAAGCGCGGGTGCGGCAAGTCGTACGCGCCGTTCCCTGCTGGCTGCATGTTCCACAGCGAGGGAGGGCTCAAGAGCTTCGAGCACCCCATGAACAGGCTCAAGGCCATGCCACGCGTCGACAGCGAGGGCGCCATGTGCGGCGCCACCTTCAAGGTCGACACCTTCACCAAGATCAACTCCATGCCCCGCGTCGGCAGCGCCACCAACTGGGCCGCCGCCTGGGAGGATGCCATCTAG
- the LOC8085879 gene encoding rubisco accumulation factor 1, chloroplastic, producing MLSLSHPHPAASTTAPRHQRTPRAATPVWRRRRASHIVASAILLPGGGSTGGGGGPGDRRLPFTPPPMAPPGQLYQPFHPPPSPLPPSLRNLDLTQRLQILRDRMGLWHEYAPLIASLSRDGFNPSSIQEATGISGVEQNSLVVASQVRDSLLDDKVAAFPPDLLPYFDSYGGPDLLYELRFLNARQRADAARHAIDYRLEPKGVRELARAMKGFPRWRGEEGWEAFGRDSPADCLAYARFRQSREAIDVEERIAELERALQVVETESGRARVELELERARKKAAGEEVVEEDDPAASRPNVTVVRLQYGEVAEATTVFMLPVVRETDGVAAMESAPRRTKTDVDLGIVEVDKAWARWAVLPGWGPVAEAADDAVVVELADGRRLPWRTADEEPVLVIANRSKKEVVEQGIYVLEKDGRLVVERGKKLAEQGIAAAAAEVVIVVRPPKDEDGMISDEEWD from the coding sequence ATGCTGTCACTCTCGCACCCGCACCCCGCCGCGTCCACCACCGCGCCGCGCCACCAGCGGACGCCCCGCGCCGCCACTCCCGTGTGGCGCCGCCGTCGCGCCAGCCACATCGTCGCGAGCGCCATCCTGCTCCCCGGCGGCGGCAGCactggcggcggtggcgggccCGGCGACCGGAGGCTCCCCTTCACGCCGCCCCCGATGGCACCACCGGGCCAGCTCTACCAGCCGTTCCACCCGCCGCCGTCCCCTCTCCCGCCCAGCCTTCGCAACCTCGACCTCACCCAGCGCCTCCAGATCCTCCGCGACCGCATGGGCCTGTGGCACGAGTACGCGCCCCTCATCGCCTCGCTCTCCCGTGACGGCTTCAACCCGTCCTCCATCCAGGAGGCCACGGGCATCTCGGGCGTCGAGCAGAACTCCCTCGTCGTCGCGTCCCAGGTCCGCGACTCGCTCCTCGACGACAAGGTTGCCGCGTTCCCGCCCGACCTGCTCCCGTACTTCGACTCCTACGGCGGACCCGACCTCCTGTACGAGCTCCGCTTCCTGAACGCGCGCCAGCGTGCCGACGCCGCCAGGCACGCCATCGACTACAGGCTCGAACCCAAGGGCGTGCGGGAGCTGGCGCGCGCCATGAAGGGCTTCCCGCGCTGGCGCGGGGAGGAAGGCTGGGAGGCCTTCGGGAGGGACTCCCCCGCCGACTGCCTCGCCTACGCGCGGTTCCGCCAGTCGAGGGAGGCCATCGACGTGGAGGAGCGCATTGCGGAGCTGGAGCGCGCGCTGCAGGTGGTGGAGACCGAGTCCGGTAGGGCGCGCGTGGAGCTCGAGCTGGAGCGCGCCAGGAAGAAGGCGgccggggaggaggtggtggaggaggatgaCCCTGCCGCCTCGCGGCCCAACGTCACGGTGGTGCGGCTCCAGTACGGCGAAGTCGCCGAGGCGACCACCGTCTTCATGCTGCCGGTGGTCAGGGAGACGGACGGCGTCGCGGCCATGGAGTCGGCGCCCAGGCGGACCAAGACGGACGTGGACCTTGGCATTGTGGAGGTGGACAAGGCGTGGGCGCGGTGGGCCGTGCTGCCCGGATGGGGCCCCGTGGCCGAGGCAGCGGACGacgccgtcgtcgtcgagctTGCGGACGGCCGGAGGCTGCCGTGGCGCACggccgatgaggagccggtGCTAGTCATTGCCAACCGGAGCAAGAAGGAGGTCGTGGAGCAGGGGATATACGTCCTCGAGAAGGATGGCCGGCTTGTGGTGGAGAGGGGGAAGAAGCTGGCTGAGCAGGGCATAGCCGCGGCAGCTGCCGAGGTGGTTATCGTTGTCCGGCCGCCCAAGGATGAGGACGGCATGATTAGCGACGAGGAGTGGGACTGA
- the LOC8085880 gene encoding CBS domain-containing protein CBSX5, which produces MAAERLLQAHQVSDLCIGKPALRWLPPSSTVADAIADLEAAGSGGDAAVAVWDGSEESDVAGRMCMADALLFLCADNANLASPAAALQATLADLLAAGALQPVRRVDPDASVLEAVDAFLGGAHTLAVPIRERWRAPADRGKLCWLTVEDVVRFLLSSVGVFSATASRSVSELGAVRPAALAVAAGDSALTAVPLIRAALASHASVAVVAGTGTGTGFPARCLVGEISPSALCSGGVATVAAIAALSAGQLVSFLDWGGAPPAATLHIVRSRLRRRNLLGMLDLLYGGTTDASLSSSSSSSSSASSSSSSSSSDEDEDIIDANGRELIASPHTHIHGNLFSGRRRTEEATVCRRRSSLVAVMVQAMVHRATHVWVVEEEELVGVVGLLDVLRVLRHHLVADGDGSGCGMHPDLD; this is translated from the exons ATGGCGGCGGAGCGGCTGCTCCAGGCGCACCAGGTGTCGGACCTCTGCATCGGCAAGCCGGCGCTGAGGTGGCTGCCGCCGTCGTCCACGGTCGCCGACGCCATCGCGGACCTCGAGGCCGCCGGCAGCGGGGGCGACGCGGCCGTCGCGGTGTGGGACGGCAGCGAGGAGTCCGACGTGGCCGGTCGCATGTGCATGGCGGACGCGCTGCTCTTCCTCTGCGCCGACAACGCCAACCTGGCGTCCCCGGCCGCCGCGCTCCAGGCCACGCTCGCCGAcctcctcgccgccggcgcGCTGCAGCCCGTCCGGCGCGTCGACCCGGACGCAAG CGTACTGGAGGCGGTGGACGCGTTCCTCGGCGGCGCGCACACGCTCGCCGTGCCGATCAGGGAGAGGTGGCGCGCCCCCGCCGACCGCGGGAAGCTGTGCTGGCTCACGGTGGAGGACGTGGTGCGCTTCCTCCTGAGCTCCGTCGGCGTCTTCTCCGCCACGGCCTCACGGTCCGTCTCCGAGCTCGGCGCCGTCCGCCCCGCcgcgctcgccgtcgccgctgGGGACAGCGCGCTCACGGCCGTGCCGCTCATCCGCGCCGCGCTGGCATCCCACGCCTCGGTGGCGGTCGtcgccggcaccggcaccggcaccggcttCCCCGCCCGCTGCCTCGTCGGCGAGATCTCGCCGTCCGCGCTCTGCTCCGGCGGCGTGGCGACCGTGGCGGCCATCGCGGCGCTCTCGGCCGGCCAGCTTGTGTCGTTCTTGGACTGGGGTGGTGCCCCGCCCGCGGCCACGCTCCACATTGTCCGttcccgcctccgccgccgcaacCTCCTCGGAATGCTCGACTTGCTATACGGTGGTACCACTGATGCGtccttgtcgtcgtcgtcgtcgtcttcctcctctgcttcctcgtcgtcatcctcctcgtcgtccgacgaggacgaggacataATCGACGCCAACGGGAGGGAGCTTATAGCGTCGCCGCACACGCACATCCACGGCAACTTGTTCTCGGGGAGGCGACGGACAGAGGAGGCAACCGTGTGCCGCAGAAGAAGCTCACTGGTGGCAGTGATGGTGCAGGCGATGGTGCACCGAGCGACGCACGTgtgggtggtggaggaggaagaGCTGGTGGGCGTGGTCGGCCTGCTCGACGTGCTGCGTGTGCTCAGGCACCACCTGGTTGCTGATGGTGATGGAAGTGGATGTGGAATGCATCCTGATCTTGATTGA
- the LOC8085881 gene encoding uncharacterized protein LOC8085881, which produces MVVCSMRKSFKDSLKVLEADIQHANTLAADFSRDYDGACLQMRMSYSPAAHFFLFLVQWTDCSLAGALGLLRILIYKVYVDGSTTMSTHERKASIREFYAVIFPSLMQLPKGISDVDDRRQKAVCTERYRRRDEDEGKRPVSEIDIEREEECGICMEMNSKVVLPSCSHAMCMKCYRQWRSRSQSCPFCRDSLKRVNSGDLWMFTDCRDIVDMATVTRENIRRLFMYIEKLPLVTPDNIFYAYDSHRMFLVLGCG; this is translated from the exons atggtcgTCTGCTCCATGCGCAAGTCGTTCAAGGACTCGCTCAAGGTGCTCGAGGCCGACATCCAGCACGCAAACACCCT GGCAGCGGATTTCTCCAGGGACTACGACGGGGCCTGCCTCCAGATGCGCATGTCCTACAGCCCCGCCGCCcacttcttcctcttcctcgtGCAGTGGACCGACTGCAGCCTCGCCGGCGCGCTTGGGCTGCTCAGGATCCTAATCTACAAG GTTTATGTGGATGGGAGTACCACCATGTCCACGCACGAGAGGAAAGCAAGCATCAGGGAATTTTATG CTGTCATATTTCCATCCCTTATGCAACTGCCCAAGGGGATCAGCGACGTTGATGACCGAAGGCAGAAGGCGGTGTGCACCgagagataccggaggagagatgaggacgagggcAAGAGGCCAGTTTCAGAGATAGACATCGAAAGGGAGGAAGAGTGTGGCATTTGCATGGAGATGAATAGCAAGGTGGTGCTACCCAGCTGCAGTCATGCTATGTGCATGAAGTGCTACCGTCAATG GCGATCAAGATCTCAATCCTGTCCCTTCTGTCGGGACAGCCTCAAAAGAGTAAACTCCGGCGACCTGTGGATGTTCACCGATTGCCGGGACATAGTTGACATGGCGACAGTGACCAGAGAGAACATCAGGCGCCTGTTTATGTACATCGAGAAGCTGCCTCTCGTTACGCCGGATAACATCTTCTATGCCTATGATTCTCAT AGGATGTTCCTCGTCCTAGGATGTGGCTAA
- the LOC8076475 gene encoding tetraspanin-19, translated as MAGRMVRSCVQTALKAANSVVGLAGMAVILYALWMLRAWYREVADHHLHQRLPVPWFIYAFLGLGIFLCLLTCSGHIAAETANGHCLSCYMIIVFVLIILEGTITMDVCLNSNWEEDFPPDPSGKFEDFKDFVKSNFEICEWVGLSVVAAQVLSIILGMVLRTLGPERETDYDSDDDTIVPARLPLLRNQAQHGLDYAEPNTSRRSDSWKLRILDKVNN; from the exons atgGCGGGGCGGATGGTGCGGAGCTGCGTGCAGACGGCGCTCAAGGCGGCCAACTCCGTCGTGGGGCTTGCCGGCATGGCCGTCATCCTCTACGCGCTCTGGATGCTCCGCGCCTGGTACAGGGAGGTCGCcgaccaccacctccaccaACGCCTCCCGGTCCCCTG GTTCATCTACGCTTTTCTTGGCCTGGGGATCTTTTTGTGCCTGTTGACTTGCTCTGGGCATATTGCCGCTGAAACTGCAAATGGTCACTGCCTCTCTTGT TACATGATCATCGTATTTGTGCTTATTATACTGGAAGGCACAATCACTATGGATGTATGTCTGAATAGCAACTGGGAAGAG GATTTCCCCCCTGATCCATCAGGCAAGTTTGAGGATTTCAAGGACTTTGTGAAATCAAATTTTGAGATATGTGAATGGGTAGGCCTCTCAGTGGTGGCTGCTCAG GTGTTATCAATTATTCTGGGGATGGTACTCAGGACCCTTGGGCCTGAACGTGAGACTGACTATGACAGTGATGATGACACAATTGTGCCTGCAAGGCTGCCTCTCCTGAGAAATCAGGCCCAACATGGTTTAGACTATGCTGAACCTAATACATCTCGTAGGAGTGATTCATGGAAATTGCGGATTTTAGACAAG GTCAACAACTAA